In Drosophila nasuta strain 15112-1781.00 chromosome 2R, ASM2355853v1, whole genome shotgun sequence, a single genomic region encodes these proteins:
- the LOC132785855 gene encoding dual specificity protein kinase shkA-like: MNNSRDFKLRERIGSGSYGVVYKGIWITNKSVKVAVKCLEKGNNNDSETNILREIRNLQELKHENIVTFHGSYRQKNICLIFEYSDCGSLYDYLQKKIGKVSNIEKLHWMLQCANGMEYLHSKKTIHRDLKTQNLLLFNNYRTLKICDFGTVKQYATENTELIGTLGYMAPEVCTADGKYTEKCDVFSYGITFWEVFAEKKPFDDLQKKNMHPLAIQNKIINGARPNINDMQICKDSNLIKAIIEKCWDRDPESRPTMKGLIDFLGIDLRLYIPINFEDIEITEYFKNGRYGLGCKANWRAGFLVKKVNVILFLANKQTEMDFLKEVYKLKALIHRNIVTLCGVSRLLKDACVQYYMLYDCANESLYNLLRKKRFTYGESLLKLEWIAQSLVGLDYLHSNNIVHGDLSTDNLLLFDDCRNVKIFVIGKVDQIFYNAIANKEESVYVAPEVHSGEREFTKESDIYSFGIIMWEIVTAKNPVVEFKNKQLSTIMEIINDTIQTGSSDIRKIRSAIEKCLKSAEYRPDTKELIKMLIT, translated from the exons ATGAACAACTCACGCGATTTTAAACTGAGAGAGAGG ATTGGAAGTGGTAGCTATGGTGTTGTATATAAAGGAATTTGgataacaaataaaagtgTGAAGGTTGCTGTAAAATGTTTAGAAAAAGGCAATAATAATGATTCGGAAACAAATATTCTTCGAGAAATCCGGAATCTACAAGAACTCAAGCATGAAAATATTGTCACATTCCATGGCTCCTATCGCCAAAAAAACATATGCCTCATTTTCGAATACTCAGACTGTGGATCACTCTATgattatttgcaaaaaaagaTCGGAAAAGTTTCAAATATCGAAAAGCTTCACTGGATGTTGCAATGTGCCAAT GGCATGGAATATTTGCAtagcaaaaaaacaattcatcGCGATCTTAAAACTCAAAACCTGTtacttttcaataattatCGCACATTGAAAATATGCGATTTTGGTACTGTAAAACAATATGCAACAGAAAATACGGAACTTATTGGGACACTTGGTTATATGGCTCCAGAGGTTTGT ACTGCTGATGGTAAATATACGGAAAAGTGTGATGTGTTTAGCTATGGGATCACTTTCTGGGAAGTATTCGCTGAAAAGAAGCCATTTGATgacttgcaaaaaaaaaatatgcaccCTTTGGCCatccaaaataaaattattaatg GTGCTCGTCCAAATATAAATGACATGCAAATTTGTAAGGATTCTAATCTTATAAAGGCAATAATTGAAAAGTGTTGGGATCGAGATCCAGAAAGTCGACCGACTATGAAAGGTCTTATCGATTTTCTAGGAATTGATTTAAGGCTTTACATACCTATAAACTTCGAAGATATAGAGATTACAGAATAT TTTAAGAATGGTAGATATGGCCTCGGGTGTAAAGCAAATTGGCGAGCCGGATTTTTAGTCAAAAAAGTGAATGTGATATTATTTctagcaaacaaacaaacagaaatgGATTTCCTGAAAGAAGTCTACAAACTTAAAGCTTTAATACATAGAAATATTGTGACGTTATGCGGAGTGTCTAGGCTTTTGAAAGATGCATGCGTGCAATATTATATGCTTTATGATTGTGCAAATGAATCGCTTTACAATTTATTgcgaaaaaaaagatttaCTTATGGAGAATCCCTTCTTAAGTTGGAGTGGATTGCACAATCTCTAGTG GGACTGGACTATTTGCATAGCAATAATATAGTCCACGGTGATCTTTCAACTGACAACCTGTTACTTTTCGATGACTGTCGTAATGTAAAAATATTCGTTATTGGAAAAGTggatcaaatattttataatgcaATAGCTAACAAGGAAGAGTCAGTTTATGTGGCTCCAGAAGTTCAT AGCGGAGAAAGGGAGTTCACAAAAGAGTCTGATATTTACAGCTTTGGCATAATTATGTGGGAAATAGTGACTGCAAAGAATCCAGTTGtcgaattcaaaaataaacaactttCGACTATTATGGAAATTATTAATG ATACTATACAGACTGGAAGCTCAGATATCCGTAAAATAAGAAGCGCTATTGAAAAATGCCTGAAAAGTGCAGAATACCGTCCAGATACTAAGGAgcttattaaaatgttaattactTAA
- the LOC132785852 gene encoding dual specificity protein kinase pyk3-like isoform X2 gives MDSIDITKHHKEVSLLKKIGSGSYGVGHEEIWRNNNDRAEVSVKISLQDFEIDHLREIRNLTKFKHANIVALNGIYRKESIGLIFEYSGCGSLYDYLHKKVAEVAFIEKLDWMLQCANGMEYLHIRKIIHRDLKTQNLLLFDDFRILKICDFNTAKQFVTSNTEIDGTVCYMAPEVCGANGQFTEKCDVFSFGVIFWEVLSEKKPFDIYRDLHPLAVQKKIINGARPNISDMKIYHDCDLITPIIEMCWDGDSKNRPTMKRVLSFLGIDLRLYIPINYDDIEKKENFVIGRYGLGCKAYWRTGFLNQKVDVKIIRSNSQKEINILREIYKLKALAHQNIVTLYGASRNSEAQVYMVFEYAKCGLLNNFLHLAKVKFPLHCKMKWTEHCLQGLDYLHNKNIVHGDLTTNNLFLFDDCRKLKIFLFGQVNEITNNPTDKTQFTESFYYMAPEVLCGETTFTKESDVYSFGIIMWEILTEVNPVAKFNDNQPSTIHEIIDDTQSNENSDYSNRHFTKVKSTIKRCCSKSPKDRPLIKNLCSNWFIDGPEFQNPSRINCCIT, from the exons ATGGACAGCATAGACATCACTAAGCATCATAAGGAGGTGTCCTTGCTgaaaaag ATTGGGAGTGGTAGCTATGGAGTTGGGCACGAAGAAATTTGGAGAAATAATAATGATCGAGCAGAAGTCTCAGTGAAAATATCTCTTCAAGATTTTGAAATCGATCATCTTCGAGAAATCCGAAATCTAACAAAATTCAAGCATGCAAATATTGTCGCACTAAACGGTATTTATCGCAAAGAAAGTATAGGACTCATTTTTGAGTACTCAGGCTGTGGATCACTCTATGATTACTTACACAAAAAGGTTGCTGAAGTTGCATTTATTGAAAAGCTTGACTGGATGTTGCAATGTGccaat GGTATGGAGTACTTgcatataagaaaaataattcatCGTGATCTTAAAACACAAAACCTGCTACTTTTCGATGATTTTcgcatattaaaaatttgcgATTTTAACACAGCAAAGCAATTTGTAACGTCAAACACGGAAATTGATGGGACAGTTTGCTATATGGCTCCAGAAGTTTGT ggTGCTAATGGACAATTTACAGAAAAGTGCGATGTATTTAGTTTTGGCGTTATTTTTTGGGAAGTATTATCCGAGAAGAAACCGTTTGATATCTATAGAGATTTGCACCCATTGGCTGtccaaaagaaaattattaatg GTGCTCGTCCGAATATAAGTGACATGAAGATTTATCATGATTGTGATCTTATAACGccaataattgaaatgtgttgGGATGGAGATTCAAAAAATCGACCAACTATGAAGCGAGTTTTGAGTTTTCTCGGAATTGACTTAAGACTTTACATACCTATAAACTATGATGATatagagaaaaaagaaaat TTTGTGATTGGTAGATATGGTCTCGGCTGTAAAGCATATTGGCGAACTGGATTTTTAAACCAAAAAGTGGATGTCAAAATTATTCGAAGCAATTCCCAAAAGGAAATTAATATTCTAAGAGAAATCTATAAACTCAAAGCCTTAGCACATCAAAATATTGTCACGTTATATGGAGCATCTAGGAATTCAGAAGCTCAAGTTTATATGGTTTTTGAGTATGCAAAATGTGGATTGCTCAacaattttttgcatttggctAAAGTGAAATTTCCTCTCCATTGTAAGATGAAATGGACGGAGCACTGCCTCCAA GGTTTGGATTActtacacaacaaaaatattgtgcaTGGGGATCTTACCACTAATAACCTGTTTCTTTTCGATGACTGTCGTAAATTGAAGATATTCCTTTTTGGACAAGTGAATGAAATAACTAATAACCCAACAGATAAAACACAATTCACTGAGTCATTTTATTATATGGCTCCAGAAGTTCTT TGCGGAGAAACGACATTCACAAAAGAGTCTGATGTTTATAGTTTCGGCATTATTATGTGGGAAATACTGACTGAAGTGAATCCAGTTGCCAAATTTAATGACAATCAACCTTCAACAATCCACGAAATTATTGATG ATACTCAATCCAATGAAAACTCAGATTATTCTAATAGGCATTTTACTAAAGTTAAATCAACAATTAAACGTTGCTGCAGTAAAAGTCCGAAAGATCGTCCATTGATTAAAAATCTTTGCAGTAATTGGTTTATAGATGGACCCGAATTTCAAAATCCAAGTCGTATAAATTGCTGCATAActtag
- the LOC132785852 gene encoding tyrosine-protein kinase JAK2-like isoform X1, protein MMDNIDITVHHKDVHLISMIGSGSFGDVHIGNWSGIKVAVKVFKEANSKYDESNILREISNLQQVKHENIVTLYGVYRKESIGLILEYADCGSLYDYLHKRVVEIAFIEKLDWMLQCANGMEYLHNRKIVHRDLKTQNLLLFDDFRTLKICDFGTVKQFATTNTQVVGTVCYMAPEVCDDNGKYSEKCDVFSFGVIFWEVLSEKKPFDIYRDLHPLAVQKKIINGARPNISDMKIYHDCDLITPIIEMCWDGDSKNRPTMKRVLSFLGIDLRLYIPINYDDIEKKENFVIGRYGLGCKAYWRTGFLNQKVDVKIIRSNSQKEINILREIYKLKALAHQNIVTLYGASRNSEAQVYMVFEYAKCGLLNNFLHLAKVKFPLHCKMKWTEHCLQGLDYLHNKNIVHGDLTTNNLFLFDDCRKLKIFLFGQVNEITNNPTDKTQFTESFYYMAPEVLCGETTFTKESDVYSFGIIMWEILTEVNPVAKFNDNQPSTIHEIIDDTQSNENSDYSNRHFTKVKSTIKRCCSKSPKDRPLIKNLCSNWFIDGPEFQNPSRINCCIT, encoded by the exons ATGATGGACAACATAGACATTACTGTGCACCATAAAGATGTTCATTTAATAAGCATG ATTGGGAGTGGCAGCTTTGGTGATGTACACATAGGAAATTGGTCTGGAATTAAAGTGGCTGTCAAAGTTTTCAAAGAAGCTAATAGTAAATATGATGAATCAAATATTCTGAGGGAAATAAGTAATCTGCAACAAGTCAAGCATGAAAATATTGTCACACTGTATGGTGTCTATCGCAAAGAAAGCATAGGGCTTATTCTTGAATACGCAGATTGTGGATCACTCTATGATTATTTACATAAAAGAGTCgttgaaattgcatttatcgAAAAGCTTGACTGGATGTTGCAATGTGCCAAT GGTATGGAGTACTTGCATAATAGAAAAATAGTGCATCGTGATCTTAAAACACAGAACCTGTTACTTTTCGATGATTTTCgtacattaaaaatttgcGATTTTGGTACCgtaaaacaatttgcaacCACAAACACGCAAGTTGTTGGAACAGTTTGCTATATGGCTCCAGAAGTTTGT GATGACAATGGAAAATATTCAGAAAAGTGTGATGTATTTAGTTTTGGCGTTATTTTTTGGGAAGTATTATCCGAGAAGAAACCGTTTGATATCTATAGAGATTTGCACCCACTGGcagtccaaaaaaaaattattaatg GTGCTCGTCCGAATATAAGTGACATGAAGATTTATCATGATTGTGATCTTATAACGccaataattgaaatgtgttgGGATGGAGATTCAAAAAATCGACCAACTATGAAGCGAGTTTTGAGTTTTCTCGGAATTGACTTAAGACTTTACATACCTATAAACTATGATGATatagagaaaaaagaaaat TTTGTGATTGGTAGATATGGTCTCGGCTGTAAAGCATATTGGCGAACTGGATTTTTAAACCAAAAAGTGGATGTCAAAATTATTCGAAGCAATTCCCAAAAGGAAATTAATATTCTAAGAGAAATCTATAAACTCAAAGCCTTAGCACATCAAAATATTGTCACGTTATATGGAGCATCTAGGAATTCAGAAGCTCAAGTTTATATGGTTTTTGAGTATGCAAAATGTGGATTGCTCAacaattttttgcatttggctAAAGTGAAATTTCCTCTCCATTGTAAGATGAAATGGACGGAGCACTGCCTCCAA GGTTTGGATTActtacacaacaaaaatattgtgcaTGGGGATCTTACCACTAATAACCTGTTTCTTTTCGATGACTGTCGTAAATTGAAGATATTCCTTTTTGGACAAGTGAATGAAATAACTAATAACCCAACAGATAAAACACAATTCACTGAGTCATTTTATTATATGGCTCCAGAAGTTCTT TGCGGAGAAACGACATTCACAAAAGAGTCTGATGTTTATAGTTTCGGCATTATTATGTGGGAAATACTGACTGAAGTGAATCCAGTTGCCAAATTTAATGACAATCAACCTTCAACAATCCACGAAATTATTGATG ATACTCAATCCAATGAAAACTCAGATTATTCTAATAGGCATTTTACTAAAGTTAAATCAACAATTAAACGTTGCTGCAGTAAAAGTCCGAAAGATCGTCCATTGATTAAAAATCTTTGCAGTAATTGGTTTATAGATGGACCCGAATTTCAAAATCCAAGTCGTATAAATTGCTGCATAActtag
- the LOC132785852 gene encoding mitogen-activated protein kinase kinase kinase zak-1-like isoform X3 gives MMDNIDITVHHKDVHLISMIGSGSFGDVHIGNWSGIKVAVKVFKEANSKYDESNILREISNLQQVKHENIVTLYGVYRKESIGLILEYADCGSLYDYLHKRVVEIAFIEKLDWMLQCANGMEYLHNRKIVHRDLKTQNLLLFDDFRTLKICDFGTVKQFATTNTQVVGTVCYMAPEVCDDNGKYSEKCDVFSFGVIFWEVLSEKKPFDIYRDLHPLAVQKKIINGARPNISDMKIYHDCDLITPIIEMCWDGDSKNRPTMKRVLSFLGIDLRLYIPINYDDIEKKENFVIGRYGLGCKAYWRTGFLNQKVDVKIIRSNSQKEINILREIYKLKALAHQNIVTLYGASRNSEAQVYMVFEYAKCGLLNNFLHLAKVKFPLHCKMKWTEHCLQIFLFGQVNEITNNPTDKTQFTESFYYMAPEVLCGETTFTKESDVYSFGIIMWEILTEVNPVAKFNDNQPSTIHEIIDDTQSNENSDYSNRHFTKVKSTIKRCCSKSPKDRPLIKNLCSNWFIDGPEFQNPSRINCCIT, from the exons ATGATGGACAACATAGACATTACTGTGCACCATAAAGATGTTCATTTAATAAGCATG ATTGGGAGTGGCAGCTTTGGTGATGTACACATAGGAAATTGGTCTGGAATTAAAGTGGCTGTCAAAGTTTTCAAAGAAGCTAATAGTAAATATGATGAATCAAATATTCTGAGGGAAATAAGTAATCTGCAACAAGTCAAGCATGAAAATATTGTCACACTGTATGGTGTCTATCGCAAAGAAAGCATAGGGCTTATTCTTGAATACGCAGATTGTGGATCACTCTATGATTATTTACATAAAAGAGTCgttgaaattgcatttatcgAAAAGCTTGACTGGATGTTGCAATGTGCCAAT GGTATGGAGTACTTGCATAATAGAAAAATAGTGCATCGTGATCTTAAAACACAGAACCTGTTACTTTTCGATGATTTTCgtacattaaaaatttgcGATTTTGGTACCgtaaaacaatttgcaacCACAAACACGCAAGTTGTTGGAACAGTTTGCTATATGGCTCCAGAAGTTTGT GATGACAATGGAAAATATTCAGAAAAGTGTGATGTATTTAGTTTTGGCGTTATTTTTTGGGAAGTATTATCCGAGAAGAAACCGTTTGATATCTATAGAGATTTGCACCCACTGGcagtccaaaaaaaaattattaatg GTGCTCGTCCGAATATAAGTGACATGAAGATTTATCATGATTGTGATCTTATAACGccaataattgaaatgtgttgGGATGGAGATTCAAAAAATCGACCAACTATGAAGCGAGTTTTGAGTTTTCTCGGAATTGACTTAAGACTTTACATACCTATAAACTATGATGATatagagaaaaaagaaaat TTTGTGATTGGTAGATATGGTCTCGGCTGTAAAGCATATTGGCGAACTGGATTTTTAAACCAAAAAGTGGATGTCAAAATTATTCGAAGCAATTCCCAAAAGGAAATTAATATTCTAAGAGAAATCTATAAACTCAAAGCCTTAGCACATCAAAATATTGTCACGTTATATGGAGCATCTAGGAATTCAGAAGCTCAAGTTTATATGGTTTTTGAGTATGCAAAATGTGGATTGCTCAacaattttttgcatttggctAAAGTGAAATTTCCTCTCCATTGTAAGATGAAATGGACGGAGCACTGCCTCCAA ATATTCCTTTTTGGACAAGTGAATGAAATAACTAATAACCCAACAGATAAAACACAATTCACTGAGTCATTTTATTATATGGCTCCAGAAGTTCTT TGCGGAGAAACGACATTCACAAAAGAGTCTGATGTTTATAGTTTCGGCATTATTATGTGGGAAATACTGACTGAAGTGAATCCAGTTGCCAAATTTAATGACAATCAACCTTCAACAATCCACGAAATTATTGATG ATACTCAATCCAATGAAAACTCAGATTATTCTAATAGGCATTTTACTAAAGTTAAATCAACAATTAAACGTTGCTGCAGTAAAAGTCCGAAAGATCGTCCATTGATTAAAAATCTTTGCAGTAATTGGTTTATAGATGGACCCGAATTTCAAAATCCAAGTCGTATAAATTGCTGCATAActtag
- the LOC132785852 gene encoding mitogen-activated protein kinase kinase kinase 7-like isoform X4 gives MMDNIDITVHHKDVHLISMIGSGSFGDVHIGNWSGIKVAVKVFKEANSKYDESNILREISNLQQVKHENIVTLYGVYRKESIGLILEYADCGSLYDYLHKRVVEIAFIEKLDWMLQCANGMEYLHNRKIVHRDLKTQNLLLFDDFRTLKICDFGTVKQFATTNTQVVGTVCYMAPEVCDDNGKYSEKCDVFSFGVIFWEVLSEKKPFDIYRDLHPLAVQKKIINGARPNISDMKIYHDCDLITPIIEMCWDGDSKNRPTMKRVLSFLGIDLRLYIPINYDDIEKKENFVIGRYGLGCKAYWRTGFLNQKVDVKIIRSNSQKEINILREIYKLKALAHQNIVTLYGASRNSEAQVYMVFEYAKCGLLNNFLHLAKVKFPLHCKMKWTEHCLQGLDYLHNKNIVHGDLTTNNLFLFDDCRKLKIFLFGQVNEITNNPTDKTQFTESFYYMAPEVLVVRRNDIHKRV, from the exons ATGATGGACAACATAGACATTACTGTGCACCATAAAGATGTTCATTTAATAAGCATG ATTGGGAGTGGCAGCTTTGGTGATGTACACATAGGAAATTGGTCTGGAATTAAAGTGGCTGTCAAAGTTTTCAAAGAAGCTAATAGTAAATATGATGAATCAAATATTCTGAGGGAAATAAGTAATCTGCAACAAGTCAAGCATGAAAATATTGTCACACTGTATGGTGTCTATCGCAAAGAAAGCATAGGGCTTATTCTTGAATACGCAGATTGTGGATCACTCTATGATTATTTACATAAAAGAGTCgttgaaattgcatttatcgAAAAGCTTGACTGGATGTTGCAATGTGCCAAT GGTATGGAGTACTTGCATAATAGAAAAATAGTGCATCGTGATCTTAAAACACAGAACCTGTTACTTTTCGATGATTTTCgtacattaaaaatttgcGATTTTGGTACCgtaaaacaatttgcaacCACAAACACGCAAGTTGTTGGAACAGTTTGCTATATGGCTCCAGAAGTTTGT GATGACAATGGAAAATATTCAGAAAAGTGTGATGTATTTAGTTTTGGCGTTATTTTTTGGGAAGTATTATCCGAGAAGAAACCGTTTGATATCTATAGAGATTTGCACCCACTGGcagtccaaaaaaaaattattaatg GTGCTCGTCCGAATATAAGTGACATGAAGATTTATCATGATTGTGATCTTATAACGccaataattgaaatgtgttgGGATGGAGATTCAAAAAATCGACCAACTATGAAGCGAGTTTTGAGTTTTCTCGGAATTGACTTAAGACTTTACATACCTATAAACTATGATGATatagagaaaaaagaaaat TTTGTGATTGGTAGATATGGTCTCGGCTGTAAAGCATATTGGCGAACTGGATTTTTAAACCAAAAAGTGGATGTCAAAATTATTCGAAGCAATTCCCAAAAGGAAATTAATATTCTAAGAGAAATCTATAAACTCAAAGCCTTAGCACATCAAAATATTGTCACGTTATATGGAGCATCTAGGAATTCAGAAGCTCAAGTTTATATGGTTTTTGAGTATGCAAAATGTGGATTGCTCAacaattttttgcatttggctAAAGTGAAATTTCCTCTCCATTGTAAGATGAAATGGACGGAGCACTGCCTCCAA GGTTTGGATTActtacacaacaaaaatattgtgcaTGGGGATCTTACCACTAATAACCTGTTTCTTTTCGATGACTGTCGTAAATTGAAGATATTCCTTTTTGGACAAGTGAATGAAATAACTAATAACCCAACAGATAAAACACAATTCACTGAGTCATTTTATTATATGGCTCCAGAAGTTCTTGTAg TGCGGAGAAACGACATTCACAAAAGAGTCTGA
- the LOC132785852 gene encoding mitogen-activated protein kinase kinase kinase 7-like isoform X5 — translation MDNIDITVHHKDVHLISMILPGARPNISDMKIYHDCDLITPIIEMCWDGDSKNRPTMKRVLSFLGIDLRLYIPINYDDIEKKENFVIGRYGLGCKAYWRTGFLNQKVDVKIIRSNSQKEINILREIYKLKALAHQNIVTLYGASRNSEAQVYMVFEYAKCGLLNNFLHLAKVKFPLHCKMKWTEHCLQGLDYLHNKNIVHGDLTTNNLFLFDDCRKLKIFLFGQVNEITNNPTDKTQFTESFYYMAPEVLCGETTFTKESDVYSFGIIMWEILTEVNPVAKFNDNQPSTIHEIIDDTQSNENSDYSNRHFTKVKSTIKRCCSKSPKDRPLIKNLCSNWFIDGPEFQNPSRINCCIT, via the exons ATGGACAACATAGACATTACTGTGCACCATAAAGATGTTCATTTAATAAGCATG attCTTCCAGGTGCTCGTCCGAATATAAGTGACATGAAGATTTATCATGATTGTGATCTTATAACGccaataattgaaatgtgttgGGATGGAGATTCAAAAAATCGACCAACTATGAAGCGAGTTTTGAGTTTTCTCGGAATTGACTTAAGACTTTACATACCTATAAACTATGATGATatagagaaaaaagaaaat TTTGTGATTGGTAGATATGGTCTCGGCTGTAAAGCATATTGGCGAACTGGATTTTTAAACCAAAAAGTGGATGTCAAAATTATTCGAAGCAATTCCCAAAAGGAAATTAATATTCTAAGAGAAATCTATAAACTCAAAGCCTTAGCACATCAAAATATTGTCACGTTATATGGAGCATCTAGGAATTCAGAAGCTCAAGTTTATATGGTTTTTGAGTATGCAAAATGTGGATTGCTCAacaattttttgcatttggctAAAGTGAAATTTCCTCTCCATTGTAAGATGAAATGGACGGAGCACTGCCTCCAA GGTTTGGATTActtacacaacaaaaatattgtgcaTGGGGATCTTACCACTAATAACCTGTTTCTTTTCGATGACTGTCGTAAATTGAAGATATTCCTTTTTGGACAAGTGAATGAAATAACTAATAACCCAACAGATAAAACACAATTCACTGAGTCATTTTATTATATGGCTCCAGAAGTTCTT TGCGGAGAAACGACATTCACAAAAGAGTCTGATGTTTATAGTTTCGGCATTATTATGTGGGAAATACTGACTGAAGTGAATCCAGTTGCCAAATTTAATGACAATCAACCTTCAACAATCCACGAAATTATTGATG ATACTCAATCCAATGAAAACTCAGATTATTCTAATAGGCATTTTACTAAAGTTAAATCAACAATTAAACGTTGCTGCAGTAAAAGTCCGAAAGATCGTCCATTGATTAAAAATCTTTGCAGTAATTGGTTTATAGATGGACCCGAATTTCAAAATCCAAGTCGTATAAATTGCTGCATAActtag
- the LOC132787708 gene encoding evolutionarily conserved signaling intermediate in Toll pathway, mitochondrial, which translates to MIRKLHCMLRLQSGITQTLYRHRAPTILARSYATDETNRNADSKNGNNAKRASKSLPAVRNPFGAAQEKTKNSYLAMVEIFEERDVHRRNHVEFIYAALKHMPDFGVEHDLEVYKALINVMPKGKFIPTNVFQSEFMHYPKQQQCIIDLLEQMEDFGVMPDYEMEAMLLNVFGKKGHPLRKYWRMMYWMPKFKNLSPWPLPDQVPDDTLEVAKLAVERMCTVDLRSKVDVFETKELKDSLDDTWIVSGMSVEQSKLLKEHSPQKALYIEGPFHIWIRNRRINYFTLRADADAEFLAQLDERELDDDDVSQIGVPFFGRAPPRRHNQLGKMRSVHQQDDGTIFAICATGTSTKDSLLSWIRLLELHGLASFDQIPVLFRFKSVVPAKAEEIAGPAVSSSDIDASLHSHKEHT; encoded by the coding sequence atgatacgCAAATTGCACTGCATGCTGCGATTACAAAGCGGCATCACACAAACACTTTACAGACACAGAGCACCGACGATCCTGGCGAGAAGTTATGCAACGGACGAAACAAATCGAAATGCAGATAGCAAGAATGGCAATAATGCAAAACGAGCCTCCAAAAGTCTGCCCGCTGTGCGCAACCCCTTTGGAGCCGCACAGGAGAAGACGAAGAACTCTTACTTAGCGATGGTGGAAATCTTTGAGGAACGCGATGTTCATCGGCGCAACCATGTGGAATTCATCTATGCGGCATTGAAGCACATGCCCGACTTTGGTGTGGAACACGATCTAGAAGTGTACAAGGCATTAATCAATGTGATGCCCAAGGGCAAATTCATTCCAACGAATGTATTCCAGTCCGAGTTCATGCACTATcccaaacagcagcagtgCATCATTGATCTCCTCGAGCAAATGGAGGACTTTGGCGTTATGCCCGATTACGAAATGGAGGCAATGCTACTCAACGTATTTGGCAAGAAGGGGCATCCATTGCGCAAGTATTGGCGCATGATGTACTGGATGCCCAAGTTCAAAAACCTCTCGCCATGGCCACTGCCCGATCAGGTTCCCGACGACACGCTGGAAGTCGCTAAGCTGGCCGTAGAGCGCATGTGCACCGTGGATCTGCGTTCCAAAGTAGATGTGTTCGAGACCAAGGAGCTGAAAGACTCGCTGGACGACACCTGGATAGTGAGTGGCATGAGTGTCGAGCAGTCGAAACTGCTCAAAGAGCATTCACCACAAAAAGCGCTCTACATTGAGGGACCCTTTCACATCTGGATACGCAATCGTCGCATAAACTACTTTACGCTGCGTGCGGATGCAGATGCCGAGTTCCTGGCACAGTTGGACGAACGGGAGTTGGACGATGATGATGTCAGCCAGATCGGTGTGCCATTCTTTGGACGTGCACCGCCACGACGACACAATCAACTGGGCAAGATGCGTTCGGTGCATCAACAGGATGATGGCACAATTTTTGCCATCTGCGCCACCGGCACCTCCACCAAGGACTCGCTGCTGTCGTGGATACGTTTGTTGGAGCTGCATGGCTTGGCGTCATTTGACCAAATACCTGTTCTCTTTCGCTTCAAGTCCGTTGTGCCCGCAAAGGCGGAGGAAATCGCTGGACCAGCAGTCTCGAGCAGTGATATTGATGCATCGTTGCATAGTCATAAGGAGCACACGTAG